In Candidatus Eisenbacteria bacterium, a single window of DNA contains:
- a CDS encoding slipin family protein encodes MFASALALLIIFGFFILSSAIRILREYERGVIFRLGRMVGIKGPGLIFLIPLVDRMVKVSLRTLVMDVPPQDVITRDNVSVKVNAVLYFRVMDPGKAIIEVENFLFASSQVSQTTLRSVVGQAELDDLLSERDKLNAQLQTIIDEHTDPWGIKVIGVELKDVDLPTEMTRAIAKQAEAERERRAKVINAEGEYQAAERLAQAAEIMEEHPIALQLRFLQTLREVAAENNSTTIFPIPIDLFKPFIEAMGRIKEGSGGHPPIA; translated from the coding sequence ATGTTTGCATCAGCACTGGCATTATTAATTATTTTCGGTTTCTTTATTCTTTCCAGCGCCATACGGATACTTCGAGAATATGAAAGGGGTGTCATCTTCCGCCTCGGTCGTATGGTCGGTATCAAGGGCCCTGGTCTGATATTTCTGATTCCGCTCGTGGATCGAATGGTGAAGGTCAGCTTGCGGACACTGGTTATGGATGTTCCGCCGCAGGATGTCATCACAAGAGACAATGTATCGGTCAAAGTGAACGCTGTCCTCTATTTCCGGGTCATGGATCCTGGGAAGGCGATTATAGAAGTCGAGAATTTTCTGTTCGCATCGTCCCAGGTTTCACAGACAACTCTGCGCAGCGTTGTCGGACAAGCGGAGCTGGATGATCTGCTGTCAGAGCGGGATAAACTCAATGCGCAGCTGCAGACGATTATCGATGAACATACCGATCCGTGGGGCATTAAGGTCATCGGTGTCGAGTTGAAGGATGTCGATCTTCCCACCGAAATGACCCGCGCCATCGCGAAGCAGGCTGAGGCGGAAAGAGAACGGCGGGCCAAGGTCATCAATGCCGAGGGGGAGTATCAGGCGGCGGAGCGCTTGGCCCAGGCGGCGGAGATCATGGAAGAACATCCCATCGCGCTTCAACTCCGTTTTCTGCAGACATTGAGGGAGGTGGCCGCAGAGAATAATTCAACGACGATCTTCCCCATACCCATTGATCTCTTTAAACCCTTTATCGAAGCGATGGGCAGGATAAAGGAGGGATCGGGGGGACATCCGCCGATAGCATGA